From Armatimonadota bacterium, a single genomic window includes:
- the selB gene encoding selenocysteine-specific translation elongation factor gives MRHYVIGTAGHIDHGKSALVKALSGIDPDRLEEEKRRGMTIDLGFAHFDLPGGRRVGIVDVPGHERLIRNMLAGATGIDLVLLVVAADEGVMPQTREHLDILRFLPVRTGIVVLNKVDLAPDRGWLDLVRADIRRLVDGTFLEGAPIVEVSARTGQGMPDLVAAIDAALETVPRRPVDAPARLPVDRAFTVAGFGTVVTGTLWSGRIAPGDSLELLPAGRVLRVRGVQSHGARVEAAEAGSRVAVNLAGIEKDDVARGDVLATPGVFTPTERLDVELRLLPGVPALAHMARVRVYLGSAEVIGRAALVDRARLDPGDGGLVQLRLERPIVADAGDPFVVRRYSPMLTIGGGRVLDAHPPLRRRGMPEAAAPGVPADLPARAEAAVRRAGAAGLTVEDLMRTVAATRAQIDETVRTLVTAGRLLDVRGRLFHPGTVDELGTAIRDAVAAYHAAEPWRAGIAKDELKRRVFGGGDDRAYALALDRLTGGGTLDDLGGLVRLRGFRPTVDPEESALRERIAAALRNGRFAPPSREELARSADPKMFERAWRALLDDGTIVDAGQGVYFHRDTVEEIKQAVADEVRTHGSVTVAALRTRLGTSRRYALTVLEYFDSIKLTRRVGDVRVLLDRSRPAGA, from the coding sequence GTGCGCCACTACGTAATCGGCACCGCCGGCCACATCGACCACGGCAAGAGCGCCCTCGTCAAAGCCCTCAGCGGCATCGACCCCGACCGCCTGGAGGAAGAGAAGCGGCGGGGCATGACCATCGACCTGGGGTTCGCCCACTTCGACCTGCCGGGCGGCCGCCGCGTCGGGATCGTCGATGTCCCCGGCCACGAACGGCTGATCAGGAACATGCTGGCCGGCGCCACGGGGATCGACCTGGTTTTGCTGGTGGTCGCCGCCGACGAAGGCGTGATGCCCCAGACCCGCGAGCATCTGGACATCCTCCGCTTCCTCCCCGTGCGCACCGGCATCGTCGTGCTGAACAAGGTCGACCTGGCCCCGGACCGCGGATGGCTGGACCTGGTGCGCGCCGACATCCGCCGGCTGGTGGACGGGACCTTCCTCGAGGGCGCTCCGATCGTCGAGGTCTCGGCCAGGACGGGGCAGGGCATGCCGGATCTCGTGGCCGCGATCGACGCCGCGCTGGAGACCGTCCCCCGCCGGCCCGTGGACGCGCCCGCCCGGCTGCCCGTGGACCGGGCGTTCACCGTGGCCGGGTTCGGTACGGTGGTCACCGGCACGCTGTGGAGCGGCCGCATCGCTCCGGGCGACAGTCTGGAACTCCTCCCGGCGGGCCGCGTGCTGCGTGTGCGGGGGGTGCAGTCGCACGGGGCCAGGGTGGAGGCGGCGGAGGCGGGGTCGCGCGTCGCGGTGAACCTGGCCGGCATCGAAAAGGACGATGTGGCGCGGGGCGACGTGCTGGCCACGCCCGGCGTCTTCACGCCCACCGAGCGCCTGGACGTCGAGCTGCGCCTGTTGCCCGGTGTCCCGGCGCTGGCGCACATGGCCCGGGTCCGCGTCTACCTCGGATCGGCCGAGGTCATCGGGCGGGCGGCGCTGGTGGATCGCGCGCGGCTGGATCCCGGCGACGGGGGCCTGGTGCAACTCAGGCTGGAGCGCCCCATTGTCGCCGACGCGGGGGATCCCTTCGTCGTGCGCCGGTATTCGCCGATGCTGACCATCGGCGGCGGTCGCGTCCTCGACGCCCACCCGCCGCTGCGCCGGAGAGGGATGCCTGAAGCCGCCGCACCCGGCGTGCCCGCCGACCTTCCGGCCCGCGCAGAAGCCGCGGTGCGCCGGGCCGGAGCGGCCGGGCTGACGGTGGAGGACCTCATGCGCACCGTCGCGGCGACCAGAGCCCAGATCGACGAGACGGTGCGGACCCTGGTGACCGCGGGACGTCTTCTCGACGTCCGCGGCCGGCTGTTCCATCCCGGGACGGTGGACGAGCTGGGGACGGCCATCCGGGACGCCGTGGCCGCCTACCACGCGGCCGAACCCTGGCGGGCCGGGATAGCCAAGGACGAACTCAAGCGGCGGGTCTTCGGGGGAGGGGACGACCGCGCCTATGCCCTGGCCCTCGACCGACTCACCGGCGGGGGGACGCTCGACGACCTGGGCGGGCTGGTGCGCCTCCGGGGCTTCCGGCCCACCGTCGATCCCGAAGAGTCGGCCCTCCGGGAGCGCATCGCCGCCGCGCTGCGGAACGGGCGGTTCGCCCCGCCGTCGAGGGAGGAACTGGCGCGATCCGCCGATCCCAAGATGTTCGAGCGGGCCTGGCGGGCGCTGCTGGACGACGGCACGATCGTGGACGCCGGCCAAGGCGTGTACTTCCACCGCGACACGGTGGAGGAGATCAAACAGGCCGTGGCCGACGAGGTGCGCACGCACGGCAGCGTCACCGTGGCCGCTCTGCGCACCCGCCTGGGCACCAGCCGCAGGTACGCGTTGACCGTCCTGGAGTACTTCGATAGCATCAAGCTGACGCGCCGCGTCGGCGACGTCCGCGTCCTGCTGGACCGCAGTCGCCCCGCCGGCGCCTGA
- the mutS gene encoding DNA mismatch repair protein MutS — translation MMRQYQQLKARFPGTLLMFRLGDFYELFFDDAVAAARELEITLTSREIGKGRRVPMCGVPHHAVEGYLARLVERGYRIALCDQLEDPRRARGLVKRDVVRVVTPGTVIEQSLLPRHANNFLVAVSQGREAWGLAAADLSTGEFQVTELSGTGRDARLAEEIARFNPREILVPEPAERILRGLAGSAVHVTVQPAWIFDETTGRQRLHRHFGVVSLDGFGCAHLPAAVAAAGALLQYLQDTQFSPLAHIRRLTTYAADDGLVLDAATRRNLEIVGNQRDGGVQGTLLEILDETKTGMGARRLRSWLLQPLTSREAILRRLDAVEEFVRDAGLRAALRSALSGVADLERLVGRVGHGSATPRDLRALAASLRRLPLLAEGLARTAAAALRETAGQIHGHDDVAALIERAIVEAPPAGVQEGGIIRDGYSTELDALRTAAREGKDWIARLEAEERARTGIKSLKVGFNKVFGYYIEVSKPNLSLVPADYIRKQTLANAERFVTEAMKEREAAILGAEERMRDLEHALFVQVRDQVALRADELLRTARAVADLDAWLSLAEVAAAWSYVRPEIAEEPVLEITAGRHPVVERTLMEERFVPNDARLSTHDRAILIVTGPNMAGKSTYLRQVALIVLLAQVGSFVPAAAARIGLVDRIFTRVGAVDDIATGRSTFLVEMQEVGYILHHATGRSLVILDEVGRGTSTYDGMSIAWAVVEHLHDQIGCRTLFATHYHELTELAQVLPRVHNVNVLVKEEGERVIFLRRVVDGGADRSYGIHVAQLAGLPAPVIAHAQRILRQLEAAGQTIREPGATFLPPLPSRASGALQLPLPLHQPSPVEEALMALSLEAMTPLEALQVLHALREQARQRLAAAHTAPHPGKVVRMKRHGPKTP, via the coding sequence ATGATGCGCCAGTACCAGCAGCTCAAGGCCCGGTTTCCGGGCACGCTGCTGATGTTCCGGCTCGGCGACTTCTACGAGCTGTTCTTCGACGACGCCGTCGCCGCCGCCCGAGAGCTGGAGATCACCCTGACCTCCCGCGAGATCGGCAAGGGGCGGCGGGTCCCCATGTGCGGAGTTCCCCATCACGCCGTCGAGGGGTATCTGGCCCGGCTGGTGGAACGCGGGTACCGTATCGCCCTCTGCGACCAGCTGGAGGATCCGCGCCGGGCCAGGGGGCTGGTGAAGCGCGACGTCGTGCGGGTGGTCACCCCGGGCACGGTCATTGAGCAGAGCCTCCTCCCCCGCCACGCCAACAACTTCCTGGTGGCGGTGAGCCAAGGCCGGGAGGCGTGGGGTCTCGCCGCGGCCGACCTCTCCACGGGCGAGTTCCAAGTCACGGAACTTTCCGGGACCGGCCGGGACGCCCGCCTGGCGGAGGAGATCGCCCGCTTCAATCCCCGCGAGATCCTCGTCCCCGAACCGGCGGAGCGGATCCTGCGCGGGCTGGCCGGATCGGCCGTCCACGTCACCGTCCAGCCGGCGTGGATCTTCGACGAAACCACGGGCCGCCAGCGGCTCCACCGCCACTTCGGCGTCGTCAGCCTAGACGGTTTCGGCTGCGCGCACCTGCCCGCCGCCGTGGCCGCGGCGGGCGCCCTGCTGCAGTACCTCCAGGACACCCAGTTCAGCCCGCTGGCGCACATCCGGCGGCTGACGACCTATGCCGCCGACGACGGCCTGGTGCTGGACGCCGCCACCCGGCGCAATCTGGAGATCGTCGGCAACCAGCGGGACGGCGGGGTGCAGGGCACGCTGCTGGAGATCCTGGACGAGACGAAGACCGGGATGGGAGCCCGGCGCCTGCGGTCCTGGCTGCTCCAACCCCTCACCTCGCGGGAGGCCATCCTCCGCCGGCTCGATGCCGTTGAGGAGTTCGTGCGCGACGCCGGGCTGCGCGCCGCCCTGCGCTCCGCGCTGAGCGGCGTGGCCGACCTCGAGCGCCTCGTCGGGCGCGTCGGTCACGGCTCCGCCACCCCGCGCGACCTGCGGGCCCTGGCCGCCTCGCTGCGCCGCCTTCCGCTCCTCGCCGAGGGACTGGCCCGGACCGCGGCCGCAGCGCTGCGGGAGACGGCCGGACAGATCCACGGCCACGATGATGTGGCGGCGCTCATCGAGCGGGCCATCGTGGAGGCGCCGCCGGCCGGCGTGCAGGAGGGCGGGATCATCCGCGACGGGTACAGCACGGAACTGGACGCCCTGCGGACGGCGGCCAGGGAGGGCAAGGACTGGATCGCCCGCCTGGAGGCGGAGGAGCGGGCGCGAACCGGCATCAAATCCCTGAAGGTCGGCTTCAACAAGGTCTTCGGCTACTACATCGAGGTGAGCAAGCCCAACCTCTCCCTGGTCCCCGCCGACTACATCCGCAAGCAGACCCTCGCCAACGCCGAGCGCTTCGTCACCGAAGCGATGAAGGAGCGCGAGGCGGCGATCCTGGGGGCCGAGGAGCGCATGCGCGATCTGGAGCACGCCCTCTTCGTCCAGGTCCGCGACCAGGTCGCCCTGCGCGCCGACGAGCTGCTCCGGACGGCGCGGGCCGTCGCCGACCTGGATGCCTGGCTGTCCCTGGCCGAGGTGGCGGCCGCCTGGTCCTACGTGCGGCCGGAGATCGCGGAGGAGCCCGTCCTGGAGATCACCGCCGGGCGGCATCCCGTCGTGGAGCGCACCCTGATGGAGGAGCGCTTCGTGCCCAACGACGCCCGTCTGTCGACCCACGACCGGGCGATCCTGATCGTGACGGGGCCGAACATGGCCGGCAAGTCCACGTACCTGCGCCAGGTGGCGCTGATCGTGTTGCTGGCCCAGGTGGGTTCCTTCGTCCCGGCGGCCGCGGCCCGGATCGGGCTGGTGGACCGTATCTTCACGCGGGTGGGCGCGGTGGACGACATTGCCACGGGCCGCAGCACCTTTCTGGTCGAGATGCAGGAAGTGGGCTACATCCTCCACCATGCCACCGGGCGGAGCCTGGTCATTCTGGACGAGGTGGGGCGGGGGACGAGCACCTACGACGGGATGAGTATCGCCTGGGCCGTGGTGGAGCACCTGCACGATCAGATCGGCTGCCGGACGCTGTTCGCCACCCACTACCACGAGCTGACCGAGCTGGCCCAGGTGCTGCCGCGCGTGCACAACGTGAACGTTCTGGTCAAGGAAGAAGGGGAGCGGGTGATCTTCCTCCGCCGGGTGGTCGACGGCGGAGCCGACCGCAGTTACGGCATCCACGTGGCCCAGCTGGCCGGGCTGCCGGCCCCGGTGATCGCGCACGCCCAGCGCATTCTTCGCCAGCTGGAAGCGGCCGGGCAGACGATCCGTGAGCCCGGCGCGACCTTCCTGCCGCCGCTCCCGTCCCGGGCCAGCGGGGCGCTGCAACTGCCGCTGCCCCTGCACCAGCCCTCGCCGGTGGAGGAGGCCCTGATGGCGCTGAGCCTGGAGGCGATGACCCCTCTGGAGGCGCTGCAGGTCCTCCACGCCCTGCGGGAGCAGGCCCGCCAGCGTCTCGCCGCCGCCCACACCGCCCCGCATCCGGGTAAAGTGGTGCGGATGAAGCGCCACGGGCCCAAGACGCCGTGA
- a CDS encoding lytic transglycosylase domain-containing protein → MRMRIRVLACGLALVVLIAVPGPAFARPRKSRFTTLPLAVVKELVRHYAARYGVPLHIAHNLIAVESGWRQTAVSRRGARGLMQIRPVTARGLRVNPYDTRQNIEGGMRYLRHLYNRFQRWDLALAGYHSGPNKVLRSRGIPPKSRAYVRRILAGADPVTGRLPQSRAASKPAVAAPPPAAPAARAEPAQTEMVQTSVPFSGTRRRLVAATGDTRLIVVEKVQGDVVTARTEELLCLEGEKLVRLVRRFQLVDGVLTLVAEQTGGETPNASEDAVQPENR, encoded by the coding sequence ATGCGCATGCGGATTCGCGTCCTGGCGTGCGGGCTGGCTCTGGTGGTGCTGATCGCCGTCCCCGGACCCGCCTTCGCCCGCCCGCGGAAGTCACGGTTCACGACCCTCCCCCTGGCCGTGGTCAAGGAACTGGTCCGGCACTACGCGGCGCGCTACGGCGTCCCGCTGCACATCGCGCACAACCTCATCGCCGTGGAATCGGGCTGGCGGCAGACGGCGGTGAGCCGCAGGGGGGCCCGCGGGCTGATGCAGATCAGACCCGTCACGGCGCGCGGGCTCCGCGTGAATCCCTATGATACCCGGCAGAACATCGAGGGCGGGATGCGCTACCTCCGCCATCTCTACAACCGCTTTCAGCGCTGGGACCTCGCGCTGGCCGGCTACCACTCCGGGCCGAACAAGGTCCTGCGCTCTCGCGGCATTCCACCCAAGTCACGGGCCTACGTGCGGCGCATCCTGGCCGGCGCCGATCCGGTGACCGGGCGACTGCCGCAGTCGAGGGCGGCGTCGAAACCGGCCGTCGCCGCTCCGCCGCCCGCGGCGCCGGCGGCGCGGGCGGAGCCGGCGCAGACGGAAATGGTCCAGACCTCCGTGCCCTTCTCCGGCACGCGCCGGAGGCTGGTCGCCGCCACCGGTGACACCCGTCTCATCGTGGTCGAGAAGGTGCAGGGCGACGTGGTCACCGCGCGTACCGAGGAACTCCTCTGCCTCGAGGGTGAGAAGCTGGTCCGCCTCGTCCGGAGGTTCCAGCTCGTGGACGGCGTGCTGACCCTGGTCGCGGAACAGACCGGCGGTGAAACGCCGAACGCCTCGGAGGACGCGGTCCAACCCGAGAACCGATAG
- the miaA gene encoding tRNA (adenosine(37)-N6)-dimethylallyltransferase MiaA has protein sequence MVPEALLEPPLVVICGPTAVGKTAAAVALAARLGAEIVAADSRTVYRYMDIGTAKPSVEQRRAVPHHLLDIADPDEVVTLARYRDLALEAIRQIRGRGRVPLLVGGTGLYIRAVVNGFAIPAVAPDWELRRRLEALEASAPGTLYTRLCRVDPAAAARIHPRNLRRVIRALEVYERTGAPISQLQRRGDPVGRVVQVGLTMDRAALYRRIDERADSQIAAGLVDEVRDLLRRGYAPTLPAMSGVGYKEIVAHLTGQVSLEEAVRRLKRNTRRLAKRQYTWFRADPRIRWIDVDQWSADEVARRIAAVLE, from the coding sequence ATGGTTCCTGAGGCGCTCCTAGAACCGCCGCTCGTCGTCATCTGTGGTCCCACCGCGGTGGGCAAGACCGCCGCCGCGGTGGCCCTGGCCGCGCGCCTGGGGGCGGAGATCGTGGCCGCCGACTCCCGCACGGTCTACCGCTACATGGACATCGGCACGGCGAAGCCGTCGGTCGAGCAGCGGCGGGCCGTCCCGCACCACCTCCTGGACATCGCGGATCCCGACGAGGTCGTCACCCTGGCCCGCTACCGGGACCTGGCGCTGGAGGCGATCCGGCAGATTCGCGGGCGGGGCAGGGTGCCGCTGCTCGTCGGGGGCACCGGACTGTATATCCGGGCCGTCGTCAACGGATTCGCCATCCCCGCCGTGGCCCCCGACTGGGAGCTCCGCCGGCGCCTGGAAGCGCTGGAGGCGTCGGCACCGGGAACGCTCTACACCCGGCTCTGCCGGGTCGATCCGGCGGCCGCGGCGCGGATCCATCCCCGCAACCTCCGCCGGGTGATCCGCGCCCTGGAAGTCTATGAGCGTACCGGCGCGCCGATCTCGCAGCTGCAGCGACGGGGAGATCCCGTCGGCCGGGTGGTGCAGGTCGGGTTGACGATGGACCGCGCCGCGCTGTACCGGCGGATTGACGAGCGTGCGGACAGCCAGATCGCCGCCGGCCTGGTGGACGAAGTCCGGGACCTCCTGCGGCGGGGCTACGCCCCGACGCTGCCCGCGATGTCGGGGGTGGGCTACAAGGAGATCGTCGCCCATCTCACCGGCCAGGTGTCGCTGGAGGAGGCCGTCCGCCGTCTGAAACGCAACACCCGCCGCCTGGCCAAACGGCAGTACACCTGGTTTCGCGCCGATCCGCGGATCCGCTGGATCGACGTCGACCAGTGGAGCGCGGACGAGGTAGCCCGCCGGATCGCCGCTGTGCTAGAGTAA
- the mutL gene encoding DNA mismatch repair endonuclease MutL: MNRIRVLAPTVADRIAAGEVVERPASVVKELVENALDAGATEIVVEVEGAGSTLIRVADDGHGIHADDVALAVRRFATSKIADAEDLAEVRTLGFRGEALPSIAAVSQFELTSAVPGAEAGRRIRIAGGEVQSEETVGGPPGTVVTVRHLFFNTPARRKFLKSPAREFALIVDAVQRLALAHPGVSFRMSHDGTTVLRLPAASPADRAAAVLGEALLSRGLAFDRQDGELRLRGWLGRPETSRGDRSLQYLFVNGRPVSSRVVSGAVDQAYRQIVPSGRHPVYVLFLDLPRRRVDVNVHPRKLEVRFDDDHRIFGAVAHGVRDVLRGARLIRPVEAAALRPVGVPSGELPLGGGPVAPSAAPAGEALAAAGRLPRMRLLGQLHRTYLLAQSDDGLIVIDQHAAHERVLYERLLRGRAAQDAVAQAQVAPRAIDLTPGEWAVLGMVRTALEALGFNLEPFGERTVLLRAVPQIAAGASAERLLRDLLAEAAEGARLGAPRDLLERLTIATACRTAVKAGDPLTGEQMVRLLQDLAGTEDPFTCFHGRPTMVTLPLEQVERWFLRRS, from the coding sequence GTGAACCGCATCCGCGTCCTGGCCCCCACCGTGGCCGACCGCATCGCGGCCGGCGAGGTCGTCGAACGCCCCGCGTCGGTGGTCAAAGAACTGGTCGAGAACGCGCTGGATGCCGGCGCCACGGAGATTGTCGTGGAGGTCGAAGGGGCGGGATCGACCCTGATTCGGGTCGCCGACGACGGCCACGGCATCCATGCCGACGACGTGGCCCTCGCCGTGCGGCGCTTCGCCACCAGCAAGATCGCCGACGCGGAGGATCTGGCCGAGGTCCGCACCCTCGGATTCCGCGGTGAAGCCCTGCCCAGTATCGCCGCGGTCTCCCAGTTCGAGCTGACCAGCGCCGTACCCGGCGCCGAGGCGGGACGACGCATCCGGATCGCCGGCGGAGAGGTCCAAAGCGAAGAGACGGTCGGCGGGCCCCCGGGGACGGTCGTCACCGTCCGCCACCTGTTCTTCAACACCCCGGCCCGGCGGAAGTTCCTGAAATCTCCGGCCCGCGAGTTCGCCCTCATCGTCGACGCCGTGCAGCGCCTGGCCCTCGCCCATCCCGGCGTCTCCTTCCGCATGAGCCACGACGGCACCACGGTGCTGCGCCTGCCCGCGGCCTCCCCCGCCGACCGGGCCGCGGCGGTCCTCGGCGAGGCGCTGCTCTCCCGCGGCCTGGCCTTCGATCGCCAGGACGGAGAACTCCGGTTGCGGGGGTGGCTGGGGCGGCCGGAGACAAGCCGGGGAGACCGCAGCCTGCAGTATCTCTTCGTCAACGGGCGGCCCGTCTCCAGCCGCGTCGTCAGCGGCGCGGTGGACCAGGCCTATCGGCAGATCGTCCCCTCCGGCCGGCATCCGGTCTACGTCCTCTTCCTCGATCTGCCCCGACGCCGCGTGGACGTCAACGTCCACCCGCGAAAACTGGAGGTCCGCTTCGACGACGACCACCGGATCTTCGGCGCGGTGGCGCACGGCGTCCGCGACGTCCTGCGCGGAGCCCGGCTGATCCGGCCCGTCGAAGCCGCGGCCCTGCGGCCGGTCGGAGTGCCCTCCGGCGAGCTGCCTCTGGGCGGCGGGCCCGTCGCCCCTTCGGCAGCGCCGGCCGGCGAGGCCCTGGCCGCTGCCGGCCGCCTGCCGCGGATGCGCCTGCTCGGCCAGCTGCACCGGACCTACCTCCTGGCCCAGAGCGACGACGGTTTGATCGTCATCGACCAGCACGCGGCCCACGAACGGGTGCTCTACGAACGCCTGCTGCGCGGGCGGGCGGCCCAGGACGCTGTGGCCCAGGCCCAGGTCGCGCCCCGGGCGATCGACCTCACCCCGGGCGAGTGGGCGGTGCTGGGAATGGTGCGCACCGCGCTCGAGGCGCTGGGCTTCAATCTGGAACCCTTCGGCGAGCGCACGGTGCTCCTCCGGGCCGTGCCGCAGATCGCCGCGGGGGCTTCCGCGGAGCGCCTGCTGCGTGATCTGCTGGCGGAGGCCGCGGAGGGCGCCCGGCTCGGCGCCCCGCGGGACCTGCTGGAGCGGCTGACGATCGCCACGGCCTGCCGGACGGCGGTCAAAGCCGGAGACCCCCTGACCGGCGAGCAGATGGTGCGTCTGCTGCAGGACCTGGCCGGCACCGAAGACCCGTTCACCTGCTTCCACGGGCGGCCGACGATGGTGACGCTCCCCCTGGAGCAGGTCGAGCGATGGTTCCTGAGGCGCTCCTAG
- a CDS encoding ParB N-terminal domain-containing protein — protein sequence MPTWTTFPEKKLPREAQTLAEQVEQDGGHVLSIYQDPVGEHWHLFCLLPIDRVAATPYQRDLSPTHVRRLQEVMKKIDRFVDPIVAVSPRPGAYWTPNGHHRLAALKKLKGDVVPAVLIPEQSVAYEILALNTEKAHNLKEKSLEVIRMYRALAEQSPRASEEDYAFQFESAHYITLGLLYEENRRFSGGAFSPILRRVDKFLKVTLPKGLEERQHRAALVREADEILTDVVDKLRRRGLRHPYVKNFVLARTTPLTRARKTLPSFETTFRRLADNLRTFDVASVRYEDIARSALMPGTPGG from the coding sequence ATGCCAACCTGGACCACTTTCCCGGAGAAGAAGCTCCCCCGCGAGGCGCAGACCCTCGCCGAGCAGGTCGAGCAGGACGGCGGGCACGTCCTGAGCATCTACCAGGATCCGGTGGGCGAGCACTGGCACCTGTTCTGCCTGCTGCCCATCGACCGGGTGGCGGCCACCCCTTACCAGCGCGACCTGTCCCCGACCCACGTCAGGCGACTGCAGGAAGTGATGAAGAAGATCGATCGCTTCGTCGATCCCATCGTGGCCGTCTCGCCGCGCCCGGGCGCCTACTGGACGCCCAACGGCCACCACCGGCTGGCCGCCCTCAAGAAGCTCAAGGGCGACGTCGTGCCGGCCGTCCTCATCCCCGAGCAATCCGTGGCCTACGAGATCCTCGCCCTCAACACGGAGAAGGCCCACAACCTGAAGGAGAAATCCCTCGAGGTCATCCGGATGTACCGCGCCCTGGCCGAGCAATCTCCGCGGGCCAGCGAGGAGGACTACGCCTTCCAGTTCGAGTCCGCCCACTACATCACGCTCGGCCTGCTCTACGAGGAGAACCGGCGCTTCTCCGGCGGGGCCTTCAGCCCGATCCTCCGCCGGGTGGACAAATTCCTGAAGGTCACCCTGCCGAAGGGGCTGGAGGAACGGCAACACCGCGCCGCGCTGGTCCGGGAGGCCGACGAGATCCTCACCGACGTGGTGGACAAACTCCGCAGGCGCGGCCTGCGCCATCCCTACGTGAAGAACTTTGTCCTGGCCCGCACCACGCCCCTGACCCGCGCCCGCAAAACCCTGCCTTCCTTCGAGACCACTTTCCGCAGGCTGGCCGACAACCTCCGCACCTTCGACGTCGCCTCGGTCCGCTACGAGGACATCGCCCGCTCCGCCCTGATGCCCGGGACCCCAGGGGGCTGA
- a CDS encoding GGDEF domain-containing protein, translated as MRTTDKRAIKERRVLLAGGGLILALLVELALEAVGFNSTTLRGWLIALGATVVLQCAVWLILRLGWDRAIAWDPHYLYVPMAAAIFSLNLYAYLAPPLRPLLLMVWFAMPAFMVGLAGAAGVLVMSTLMAAGYVASGVLLAARGYDLSPAFEAGVVVIFLITNGFTSVVYERLRRERIERRVLRQKLSELAITDPLTGLFNRRHFEEILRAEIARIARYGGHCSLAMIDLDFFKHYNDTLGHLAGDALLKELSALLAGHLRVSDVFARYGGEEFGLIMVNTAKDEAILAMERLRLLVERYPFRGGDIQPSGRLTISAGIASCPEDGLDYEELVRKADAALYAAKRLGRNRVEAALPV; from the coding sequence GTGAGGACGACCGACAAGCGGGCGATCAAGGAACGGCGGGTCCTCCTGGCCGGCGGCGGGTTGATCCTGGCCCTCCTGGTGGAGCTGGCCCTGGAAGCCGTCGGCTTCAACTCCACGACCCTGAGGGGCTGGCTGATCGCCCTGGGCGCCACCGTCGTCCTGCAGTGCGCGGTCTGGCTGATCCTGCGCCTGGGCTGGGATCGAGCCATCGCCTGGGACCCGCACTACCTCTACGTCCCCATGGCGGCGGCGATCTTCAGCCTCAACCTCTACGCCTACCTCGCCCCCCCGCTGCGCCCGCTGCTGCTGATGGTCTGGTTCGCCATGCCGGCGTTCATGGTCGGCCTGGCCGGCGCCGCGGGCGTCCTCGTCATGTCCACCCTCATGGCCGCCGGCTACGTGGCCAGCGGCGTCCTGCTGGCGGCCCGGGGCTACGATCTCTCCCCGGCCTTCGAAGCGGGCGTGGTCGTGATCTTCCTCATCACCAACGGCTTCACGTCGGTGGTCTACGAACGCCTGCGCCGCGAGCGCATCGAGCGGCGGGTCCTGCGGCAGAAGCTGAGCGAGCTGGCCATCACCGACCCGCTGACCGGGTTGTTCAACCGGCGCCACTTCGAAGAGATCCTCCGTGCGGAGATCGCCCGCATCGCGCGGTACGGCGGACACTGCTCCCTGGCCATGATCGATCTGGACTTCTTCAAACACTACAACGACACCCTGGGCCACCTCGCCGGCGACGCGCTCCTCAAGGAGTTGAGCGCCCTGCTGGCGGGCCACCTCCGCGTGAGCGACGTCTTCGCCCGGTACGGGGGCGAGGAGTTCGGGCTGATCATGGTCAACACGGCGAAGGACGAGGCCATTCTGGCCATGGAGCGTCTGCGCCTGTTGGTCGAGCGGTATCCCTTCCGCGGTGGCGACATCCAGCCCTCCGGCCGCCTCACCATCAGCGCCGGCATCGCCTCCTGTCCCGAAGACGGGCTGGATTATGAAGAACTGGTGCGCAAGGCCGACGCGGCCCTCTATGCGGCCAAGCGCCTGGGCCGCAACCGGGTGGAAGCCGCGCTCCCCGTCTGA